Proteins co-encoded in one Lates calcarifer isolate ASB-BC8 linkage group LG17, TLL_Latcal_v3, whole genome shotgun sequence genomic window:
- the klhl26 gene encoding kelch-like protein 26 isoform X2 codes for MAESDGGDFASKHPQSRAMFTGGMRESNQDTIELKGLSARGLKHIIDFAYSAEVTLDLDCIQDVLGAAVFLQMVPVVELCEEFLKSAMSVETCLHIGQMATTFSLSSLKESVDAFTFRHFLQIAEEEDFLHIPMERLIFFLQSNKLKNCSEIDLFHAAIRWLQYDESRRAQASSVLCHVRFPLMRSSELVDSVQTVDIMVEDVRCRQYLLEAFNYQILPFRQHEMQSSRTLIRSDVMSLITFGGTPYTDNDRTVSTKVYYLPDITSRQFKELTEMETGCSHACVAVLDNFVYVVGGQHLQYRSGEGAVDSCFRYDPHLSQWLRIQSMQEARIQFQLNVLNGQLYATGGRNRSGSLSSVECYCPKKNEWTYVEPLKRRIWGHAGTPCGEKLYISGGYGVSLDDKKTLHCYDPASDQWDFRAPMNEPRVLHAMIGTRDRVYALGGRMDHVDRCFDVLAVEYYIPENDQWTTVSPMRAGQSEAGCCLLDRKIYIVGGYNWHLNNVTSIVQVYNTETDEWERDLHFPESFAGIACTPIILPQNTTQR; via the exons ATGGCGGAGTCGGATGGTGGGGATTTTGCCTCGAAACATCCGCAGAGCAG AGCAATGTTTACCGGAGGCATGAGGGAGTCAAATCAAGATACCATTGAGCTGAAGGGTTTGTCCGCCCGCGGGCTGAAACACATTATCGACTTTGCTTACAGTGCAGAAGTCACTTTAGACCTGGACTGTATTCAGGATGTCCTCGGAGCAGCTGTGTTTCTTCAGATGGTCCCAGTTGTGGAGCTCTGCGAGGAGTTCCTCAAGTCAGCGATGAGTGTGGAGACCTGCCTGCACATCGGCCAGATGGCCACCACCTTCAGCCTGTCTTCACTGAAGGAGTCTGTGGATGCATTCACCTTTCGTCACTTCCTCCAAattgcagaggaggaggactttCTGCACATTCCCATGGAGCGCCTCATCTTCTTCCTGCAGAGCAACAAACTGAAGAACTGTAGCGAGATCGACCTCTTCCACGCTGCCATCAGGTGGCTCCAGTATGACGAATCCCGCCGGGCTCAAGCCAGCAGTGTCCTCTGCCACGTCCGCTTCCCGCTCATGCGCTCCTCAGAGCTGGTGGACAGTGTTCAGACGGTGGACATCATGGTGGAGGATGTGCGGTGCCGCCAGTATCTCCTCGAGGCCTTCAATTACCAGATCCTTCCCTTCCGACAGCATGAGATGCAGTCCTCGCGGACGCTTATCCGCTCTGATGTCATGTCACTCATCACCTTTGGTGGGACACCCTACACTGACAACGACCGCACAGTGAGCACCAAGGTGTACTATCTCCCTGACATCACCTCCCGCCAGTTCAAAGagctgacagagatggagacagggTGCAGCCATGCTTGTGTTGCCGTACTGGATAACTTTGTGTACGTTGTTGGTGGGCAGCACTTGCAGTACCGCAGTGGCGAGGGCGCGGTGGACAGCTGTTTCCGCTACGACCCGCACCTGAGCCAGTGGCTTCGCATTCAATCCATGCAGGAGGCCCGTATCCAGTTTCAGCTCAACGTACTGAACGGACAGCTGTATGCCACTGGAGGGCGCAATCGATCTGGCAGTTTGTCATCTGTGGAGTGTTACTGCCCCAAAAAGAACGAGTGGACTTATGTGGAACCATTAAAACGCAGGATTTGGGGTCATGCGGGGActccctgtggagaaaaactgtACATCTCAGGGGGTTACGGCGTCTCGCTGGACGACAAGAAAACTCTTCACTGCTATGATCCGGCATCAGACCAGTGGGACTTCAGAGCTCCAATGAATGAACCTAGAGTTTTGCACGCCATGATCGGCACCAGGGATCGGGTTTACGCTCTGGGCGGTCGCATGGACCATGTGGACCGCTGTTTTGATGTGCTGGCAGTCGAGTATTACATTCCAGAGAACGACCAGTGGACTACCGTCAGCCCCATGAGAGCTGGGCAGTCTGAGGCAGGCTGCTGCCTGCTGGACAGGAAGATCTACATCGTTGGAGGCTACAACTGGCACCTGAACAACGTCACAAGCATCGTGCAGGTgtacaacacagagacagatgagtgGGAGAGGGATTTGCACTTCCCAGAATCTTTTGCCGGCATCGCTTGTACACCCATTATACTTCCACAAAACACCACACAACGCTAA
- the il12rb1 gene encoding interleukin-12 receptor subunit beta-1 isoform X1 yields the protein MFTFLDFPLYLMETLKRWSSLHGYVMFMFLTTISKGSACEAPSSPECFRKNTDEILYMCEWSMNKTEGSVTFHLYIDNKKYGSTNETWYKIHGDTVIQGRDVNIWVEAYAGSINCTSPRKSVTLVHLVKYDAPQSISMSWLGNNLSLIWKAAEKHPALAEVLFRKHNNTTESWEKKLINTTTEASKYQVILVNLLNHSAYQVQIRHRSTQAKNPLWSKWSPVVTVPAELEHEPEVTVTTKLLNGTRAVMLTWKQILNAAAAVSGVTYRLEDTQSSHGCPCANKTKTHVKTNKSTIYVSYSAVNISVTAINAAGHSPLANIQLPAKPAANLKICDNTEKEKMKKNTCKQWYELQDRELKPENVITLANKKSKGAKQIKASIKDYVRYLYFEHRCDGGKPRTVKMCLYYKKEGAPQREPQNFTVTSETLDSANLSWETIAIEDQRGFVTHYSLCSEKISSQDERKECRNISASLLTYRLENLTPGAKYNISLAGVTKEGEGPSAKLTIYTQPEKPVNVWWSFGLLFVFFLSSTMCTIILKRIKNKIFPPVPTPVIPDFFTYQPESQEMLEEKEEVHELMLSPLHPEVKSVPEDTEETTALHGEWDAGSDEDMGDERSDSRMSGESSDESPGSTDQALRSSREGEITDLEQVDNEIAMLIYRNGLVFDVKTD from the exons ATGTTCACCTTTCTAGACTTTCCATTATACCTCATGGAAACTTTGAAACGCTGGAGTTCACTACATGGATATGTTATGTTTATGTTCCTTACAACGATCAGCAAAG GGTCAGCATGTGAGGCTCCCTCAAGTCCTGAGTGCTTCAGGAAAAATACAGATGAAATTTTATACATGTGTGAATGGAGCATGAACAAAACTGAAGGCAGTGTGACATTTCACCTTTACATTGA TAACAAAAAATATGGGAGCACTAATGAGACCTGGTACAAGATCCATGGGGACACGGTGATCCAAGGGCGAGATGTTAACATTTGGGTAGAAGCTTATGCAGGTAGCATCAACTGCACATCACCCAGAAAAAGTGTAACACTCGTGCACCTAG TTAAGTATGATGCACCACAAAGTATTTCAATGTCCTGGTTAGGAAATAACCTCAGCTTAATCTGGAAGGCTGCAGAGAAGCATCCAGCTTTAGCTGAGGTCTTGTTTCGTAAACATAATAACACCACAGAATCATGGGAAAAA aaattaataaatacCACCACTGAGGCTTCGAAGT ATCAAGTCATTCTTGTGAATCTCTTGAACCATTCAGCTTACCAGGTTCAGATCAGACATCGGTCCACTCAGGCTAAAAACCCACTGTGGAGCAAATGGTCTCCAGTCGTGACTGTCCCTGCAG aGCTTGAACATGAACCTGAAGTCACCGTGACAACAAAACTTTTAAATGGCACTCGAGCAGTGATGTTAACTTGGAAG CAGATtctgaatgcagcagcagcagtcagtggaGTGACCTACAGATTGGAGGACACACAGTCCTCTCATGGATGTCCTTGTGCAAATAAGACAAAGACACATGTCAAGACAAATAAATCCACTATTTATGTGTCATACTCTGCTGTCAATATCTCTGTTACCGCCATAAACGCAGCGGGGCATTCCCCATTGGCAAATATACAACTACCGGCCAAACCTGctgcaaatttaaaaa TTTGTgacaacactgaaaaagaaaaaatgaaaaagaatacTTGCAAACAGTGGTATGAGCTTCAAGATCGAGAGCTGAAGCCAGAAAATGTGATAACTTTAGCGAATAAGAAAAGCAAAGGAGCGAAGCAAATAAAAGCAA GCATTAAGGACTATGTTCGCTACCTTTACTTTGAACACAGATGTGATGGTGGAAAGCCACGGACAGTTAAAATGTGTCTCTATTACAAAAAAGAGGGTG caCCACAGAGAGAACCACAGAACTTCACTGTTACTAGTGAAACACTCGATTCCGCTAACCTGTCCTGGGAAACAATTGCCATTGAGGACCAACGAGGTTTTGTCACACACTACAGCCTGTGCAGCGAGAAAATCAGCTCCCAGGATGAGCGGAAAG AGTGCCGTAATATATCAGCATCACTGTTAACATACCGCCTGGAAAACTTGACGCCCGGGGCAAAATATAACATCAGCCTGGCTGGAGTGACCAAAGAGGGAGAAGGACCTTCAGCCAAATTAACAATATACACACAGCCAGAGAAACCAGTGAATG TGTGGTGGAGTTTCGGcctgctgtttgtgttctttttaaGCTCAACAATGTGCACTATTATTTTAAAGAG AATCAAAAATAAGATCTTCCCTCCTGTGCCGACACCTGTCATTCCAGATTTCTTCACCTATCAGCCAGAAAGTCAG GAGATgttggaggagaaagaggaggtgcaTGAGCTGATGCTGTCCCCGCTGCACCCAGAGGTGAAGTCTGTCCCTGAGGATACAGAGGAGACCACCGCTCTCCATGGAGAATGGGACGCTGGGAGTGACGAGGACATGGGGGATGAGAGGAGTGATTCAAGGATGTCAGGAGAAAGCAGCGATGAAAGCCCTGGCTCTACAGACCAGGCACTGAGGAGCTCCAGAGAAGGAGAAATAACAGATCTTGAACAGGTGGACAATGAGATCGCCATGCTGATATACAGGAATGGTTTGGTCTTTGATGTGAAGACAGATTAA
- the il12rb1 gene encoding interleukin-12 receptor subunit beta-1 isoform X2, with product MFTFLDFPLYLMETLKRWSSLHGYVMFMFLTTISKGSACEAPSSPECFRKNTDEILYMCEWSMNKTEGSVTFHLYIDNKKYGSTNETWYKIHGDTVIQGRDVNIWVEAYAGSINCTSPRKSVTLVHLVKYDAPQSISMSWLGNNLSLIWKAAEKHPALAEVLFRKHNNTTESWEKKLINTTTEASKYQVILVNLLNHSAYQVQIRHRSTQAKNPLWSKWSPVVTVPAELEHEPEVTVTTKLLNGTRAVMLTWKILNAAAAVSGVTYRLEDTQSSHGCPCANKTKTHVKTNKSTIYVSYSAVNISVTAINAAGHSPLANIQLPAKPAANLKICDNTEKEKMKKNTCKQWYELQDRELKPENVITLANKKSKGAKQIKASIKDYVRYLYFEHRCDGGKPRTVKMCLYYKKEGAPQREPQNFTVTSETLDSANLSWETIAIEDQRGFVTHYSLCSEKISSQDERKECRNISASLLTYRLENLTPGAKYNISLAGVTKEGEGPSAKLTIYTQPEKPVNVWWSFGLLFVFFLSSTMCTIILKRIKNKIFPPVPTPVIPDFFTYQPESQEMLEEKEEVHELMLSPLHPEVKSVPEDTEETTALHGEWDAGSDEDMGDERSDSRMSGESSDESPGSTDQALRSSREGEITDLEQVDNEIAMLIYRNGLVFDVKTD from the exons ATGTTCACCTTTCTAGACTTTCCATTATACCTCATGGAAACTTTGAAACGCTGGAGTTCACTACATGGATATGTTATGTTTATGTTCCTTACAACGATCAGCAAAG GGTCAGCATGTGAGGCTCCCTCAAGTCCTGAGTGCTTCAGGAAAAATACAGATGAAATTTTATACATGTGTGAATGGAGCATGAACAAAACTGAAGGCAGTGTGACATTTCACCTTTACATTGA TAACAAAAAATATGGGAGCACTAATGAGACCTGGTACAAGATCCATGGGGACACGGTGATCCAAGGGCGAGATGTTAACATTTGGGTAGAAGCTTATGCAGGTAGCATCAACTGCACATCACCCAGAAAAAGTGTAACACTCGTGCACCTAG TTAAGTATGATGCACCACAAAGTATTTCAATGTCCTGGTTAGGAAATAACCTCAGCTTAATCTGGAAGGCTGCAGAGAAGCATCCAGCTTTAGCTGAGGTCTTGTTTCGTAAACATAATAACACCACAGAATCATGGGAAAAA aaattaataaatacCACCACTGAGGCTTCGAAGT ATCAAGTCATTCTTGTGAATCTCTTGAACCATTCAGCTTACCAGGTTCAGATCAGACATCGGTCCACTCAGGCTAAAAACCCACTGTGGAGCAAATGGTCTCCAGTCGTGACTGTCCCTGCAG aGCTTGAACATGAACCTGAAGTCACCGTGACAACAAAACTTTTAAATGGCACTCGAGCAGTGATGTTAACTTGGAAG ATtctgaatgcagcagcagcagtcagtggaGTGACCTACAGATTGGAGGACACACAGTCCTCTCATGGATGTCCTTGTGCAAATAAGACAAAGACACATGTCAAGACAAATAAATCCACTATTTATGTGTCATACTCTGCTGTCAATATCTCTGTTACCGCCATAAACGCAGCGGGGCATTCCCCATTGGCAAATATACAACTACCGGCCAAACCTGctgcaaatttaaaaa TTTGTgacaacactgaaaaagaaaaaatgaaaaagaatacTTGCAAACAGTGGTATGAGCTTCAAGATCGAGAGCTGAAGCCAGAAAATGTGATAACTTTAGCGAATAAGAAAAGCAAAGGAGCGAAGCAAATAAAAGCAA GCATTAAGGACTATGTTCGCTACCTTTACTTTGAACACAGATGTGATGGTGGAAAGCCACGGACAGTTAAAATGTGTCTCTATTACAAAAAAGAGGGTG caCCACAGAGAGAACCACAGAACTTCACTGTTACTAGTGAAACACTCGATTCCGCTAACCTGTCCTGGGAAACAATTGCCATTGAGGACCAACGAGGTTTTGTCACACACTACAGCCTGTGCAGCGAGAAAATCAGCTCCCAGGATGAGCGGAAAG AGTGCCGTAATATATCAGCATCACTGTTAACATACCGCCTGGAAAACTTGACGCCCGGGGCAAAATATAACATCAGCCTGGCTGGAGTGACCAAAGAGGGAGAAGGACCTTCAGCCAAATTAACAATATACACACAGCCAGAGAAACCAGTGAATG TGTGGTGGAGTTTCGGcctgctgtttgtgttctttttaaGCTCAACAATGTGCACTATTATTTTAAAGAG AATCAAAAATAAGATCTTCCCTCCTGTGCCGACACCTGTCATTCCAGATTTCTTCACCTATCAGCCAGAAAGTCAG GAGATgttggaggagaaagaggaggtgcaTGAGCTGATGCTGTCCCCGCTGCACCCAGAGGTGAAGTCTGTCCCTGAGGATACAGAGGAGACCACCGCTCTCCATGGAGAATGGGACGCTGGGAGTGACGAGGACATGGGGGATGAGAGGAGTGATTCAAGGATGTCAGGAGAAAGCAGCGATGAAAGCCCTGGCTCTACAGACCAGGCACTGAGGAGCTCCAGAGAAGGAGAAATAACAGATCTTGAACAGGTGGACAATGAGATCGCCATGCTGATATACAGGAATGGTTTGGTCTTTGATGTGAAGACAGATTAA
- the klhl26 gene encoding kelch-like protein 26 isoform X1, with protein sequence MAESDGGDFASKHPQSSMANKNSTLRCTFSAPSHSATLLQGLSVLRAQGQLLDVVLAINEERFQVHKAVLAACSDYFRAMFTGGMRESNQDTIELKGLSARGLKHIIDFAYSAEVTLDLDCIQDVLGAAVFLQMVPVVELCEEFLKSAMSVETCLHIGQMATTFSLSSLKESVDAFTFRHFLQIAEEEDFLHIPMERLIFFLQSNKLKNCSEIDLFHAAIRWLQYDESRRAQASSVLCHVRFPLMRSSELVDSVQTVDIMVEDVRCRQYLLEAFNYQILPFRQHEMQSSRTLIRSDVMSLITFGGTPYTDNDRTVSTKVYYLPDITSRQFKELTEMETGCSHACVAVLDNFVYVVGGQHLQYRSGEGAVDSCFRYDPHLSQWLRIQSMQEARIQFQLNVLNGQLYATGGRNRSGSLSSVECYCPKKNEWTYVEPLKRRIWGHAGTPCGEKLYISGGYGVSLDDKKTLHCYDPASDQWDFRAPMNEPRVLHAMIGTRDRVYALGGRMDHVDRCFDVLAVEYYIPENDQWTTVSPMRAGQSEAGCCLLDRKIYIVGGYNWHLNNVTSIVQVYNTETDEWERDLHFPESFAGIACTPIILPQNTTQR encoded by the exons ATGGCGGAGTCGGATGGTGGGGATTTTGCCTCGAAACATCCGCAGAGCAG taTGGCTAACAAGAATAGCACCCTGCGCTGTACTTTCTCGGCCCCGAGCCACAGTGCCACCCTCCTTCAGGGCTTGTCTGTCTTGCGGGCTCAGGGCCAACTACTTGACGTCGTGCTGGCCATCAATGAGGAGCGCTTCCAGGTCCACAAAGCTGTGCTGGCTGCCTGTAGTGATTACTTCAG AGCAATGTTTACCGGAGGCATGAGGGAGTCAAATCAAGATACCATTGAGCTGAAGGGTTTGTCCGCCCGCGGGCTGAAACACATTATCGACTTTGCTTACAGTGCAGAAGTCACTTTAGACCTGGACTGTATTCAGGATGTCCTCGGAGCAGCTGTGTTTCTTCAGATGGTCCCAGTTGTGGAGCTCTGCGAGGAGTTCCTCAAGTCAGCGATGAGTGTGGAGACCTGCCTGCACATCGGCCAGATGGCCACCACCTTCAGCCTGTCTTCACTGAAGGAGTCTGTGGATGCATTCACCTTTCGTCACTTCCTCCAAattgcagaggaggaggactttCTGCACATTCCCATGGAGCGCCTCATCTTCTTCCTGCAGAGCAACAAACTGAAGAACTGTAGCGAGATCGACCTCTTCCACGCTGCCATCAGGTGGCTCCAGTATGACGAATCCCGCCGGGCTCAAGCCAGCAGTGTCCTCTGCCACGTCCGCTTCCCGCTCATGCGCTCCTCAGAGCTGGTGGACAGTGTTCAGACGGTGGACATCATGGTGGAGGATGTGCGGTGCCGCCAGTATCTCCTCGAGGCCTTCAATTACCAGATCCTTCCCTTCCGACAGCATGAGATGCAGTCCTCGCGGACGCTTATCCGCTCTGATGTCATGTCACTCATCACCTTTGGTGGGACACCCTACACTGACAACGACCGCACAGTGAGCACCAAGGTGTACTATCTCCCTGACATCACCTCCCGCCAGTTCAAAGagctgacagagatggagacagggTGCAGCCATGCTTGTGTTGCCGTACTGGATAACTTTGTGTACGTTGTTGGTGGGCAGCACTTGCAGTACCGCAGTGGCGAGGGCGCGGTGGACAGCTGTTTCCGCTACGACCCGCACCTGAGCCAGTGGCTTCGCATTCAATCCATGCAGGAGGCCCGTATCCAGTTTCAGCTCAACGTACTGAACGGACAGCTGTATGCCACTGGAGGGCGCAATCGATCTGGCAGTTTGTCATCTGTGGAGTGTTACTGCCCCAAAAAGAACGAGTGGACTTATGTGGAACCATTAAAACGCAGGATTTGGGGTCATGCGGGGActccctgtggagaaaaactgtACATCTCAGGGGGTTACGGCGTCTCGCTGGACGACAAGAAAACTCTTCACTGCTATGATCCGGCATCAGACCAGTGGGACTTCAGAGCTCCAATGAATGAACCTAGAGTTTTGCACGCCATGATCGGCACCAGGGATCGGGTTTACGCTCTGGGCGGTCGCATGGACCATGTGGACCGCTGTTTTGATGTGCTGGCAGTCGAGTATTACATTCCAGAGAACGACCAGTGGACTACCGTCAGCCCCATGAGAGCTGGGCAGTCTGAGGCAGGCTGCTGCCTGCTGGACAGGAAGATCTACATCGTTGGAGGCTACAACTGGCACCTGAACAACGTCACAAGCATCGTGCAGGTgtacaacacagagacagatgagtgGGAGAGGGATTTGCACTTCCCAGAATCTTTTGCCGGCATCGCTTGTACACCCATTATACTTCCACAAAACACCACACAACGCTAA
- the LOC108881154 gene encoding uncharacterized protein LOC108881154, producing the protein MVDNIVTKPLGLVLIVTAHMVFNGPSQGQVTGILGQNVTLEFRFNDTVIHHNSNVAIYINGMKKIAECLKTSVCSGRGSISRQNTYVVYNISKLTVSDSDIYWASLFRDSGLKESDKVHLIVREENRTTTVPPAPTNATIIESTGSSFSFRIVTVLVVSPVVLLAAVLPLIWCLVRTKDKKQQPSPQNCNPTVQETVEESNRVPPPSLVYSVLDFPKRPPAVLEMNPSDTEYAAVSYLAEKRWM; encoded by the exons ATGGTTGACAACATCGTCACAAAGCCTCTTGGGTTAGTTTTAATCGTCACAGCTCACATGGTTTTCAACG GCCCCAGCCAAGGACAGGTCACTGGGATCCTAGGACAGAACGTCACCCTTGAATTTAGATTTAATGATACTGTCATTCATCACAACAGTAATGTTGCAATTTATATAAATGGTATGAAAAAgattgctgaatgtttaaagACCAGTGTTTGCTCAGGAAGAGGTAGCATATCCCGTCAAAATACCTATGTAGtatacaatattagtaaactCACTGtaagtgacagtgacatttactGGGCCAGTTTGTTTAGAGACTCAGGACTCAAAGAAAGTGATAAGGTGCACCTGATCGTCCGAGAGGAGAACAGAACCACCACAG TTCCTCCAGCGCCGACTAACGCGACAATAATTGAATCCACTGGAAGTTCCTTTTCCTTTCGTATCGTCACTGTCCTTGTGGTTTCACCTGTGGTGCTGCTGGCTGCAGTACTTCCCTTGATCTGGTGTCTCGTGAGAACCAAAG acaaaaaacaacagccGTCACCACAAAACTGTAATCCCACTGTACAG gaaacagttgaagagTCCAACAGAGTGCCTCCACCCTCACTGGTTTACAGCGTTTTGGACTTCCCCAAAAGGCCTCCTGCAGTTTTGGAGATGAATCCAAGTGACACAGAGTACGCCGCCGTGAGCTATCTTGCAGAAAAGAGATGGATGTGA